The following are encoded in a window of Poecile atricapillus isolate bPoeAtr1 chromosome 3, bPoeAtr1.hap1, whole genome shotgun sequence genomic DNA:
- the RAB4A gene encoding ras-related protein Rab-4A isoform X1, producing the protein MSQSAMSETYDFLFKFLVIGNAGTGKSCLLHQFIEKKFKDDSNHTIGVEFGSKIINVGGKYVKLQIWDTAGQERFRSVTRSYYRGAAGALLVYDITSRETYNALTNWLTDARMLASQNIVIILCGNKKDLDADREVTFLEASRFAQENELMFLETSALTGENVEEAFVQCARKILNKIESGELDPERMGSGIQYGDAALRQLRSPRRAQAQSAQECGC; encoded by the exons ATGTCGCAGAGTGCCATGTCCGAGACCTACG ATTTCCTGTTTAAGTTCTTGGTCATAGGAAATGCTGGAACTGGAAAATCCTGTTTGCTACACCAATTTATTGAAAAGAAAT tCAAAGATGACTCAAATCATACTATAGGAGTGGAATTCGGTTCAAAGATCATAAATGTGGGTGGTAAATACGTAAAATTGCAGATATGGGATACAGCAGGACAAGAACGGTTCAG GTCTGTAACAAGGAGTTACTacagaggggctgcaggtgctTTGCTTGTCTATGATATAACCAG CCGGGAAACCTACAATGCACTTACTAATTGGTTGACGGATGCAAGAATGTTAGCAAGTCAAAATATTGTGATAATACTGTGTGGAAACAAAAAGGATCTTGATGCAGATCGTGAAGTCACTTTTTTAGAAGCATCCCGGTTTGCACAGGAAAATG AGCTGATGTTCTTGGAAACAAGTGCTCTAACGGGGGAAAATGTTGAAGAGGCTTTTGTACAGTGTGCAAGGAAAATACTCAATAAAATTGAATCAG GAGAATTGGATCCAGAAAGAATGGGCTCAGGTATTCAGTATGGAGATGCTGCCTTGAGACAGCTGAGATCACCACGGAGAGCACAAGCACAAAGTGCTCAAGAGTGTGGGTGttag
- the RAB4A gene encoding ras-related protein Rab-4A isoform X2, translated as MSQSAMSETYDFLFKFLVIGNAGTGKSCLLHQFIEKKFKDDSNHTIGVEFGSKIINVGGKYVKLQIWDTAGQERFRSVTRSYYRGAAGALLVYDITSRETYNALTNWLTDARMLASQNIVIILCGNKKDLDADREVTFLEASRFAQENGELDPERMGSGIQYGDAALRQLRSPRRAQAQSAQECGC; from the exons ATGTCGCAGAGTGCCATGTCCGAGACCTACG ATTTCCTGTTTAAGTTCTTGGTCATAGGAAATGCTGGAACTGGAAAATCCTGTTTGCTACACCAATTTATTGAAAAGAAAT tCAAAGATGACTCAAATCATACTATAGGAGTGGAATTCGGTTCAAAGATCATAAATGTGGGTGGTAAATACGTAAAATTGCAGATATGGGATACAGCAGGACAAGAACGGTTCAG GTCTGTAACAAGGAGTTACTacagaggggctgcaggtgctTTGCTTGTCTATGATATAACCAG CCGGGAAACCTACAATGCACTTACTAATTGGTTGACGGATGCAAGAATGTTAGCAAGTCAAAATATTGTGATAATACTGTGTGGAAACAAAAAGGATCTTGATGCAGATCGTGAAGTCACTTTTTTAGAAGCATCCCGGTTTGCACAGGAAAATG GAGAATTGGATCCAGAAAGAATGGGCTCAGGTATTCAGTATGGAGATGCTGCCTTGAGACAGCTGAGATCACCACGGAGAGCACAAGCACAAAGTGCTCAAGAGTGTGGGTGttag